GGggttgggaatggggggtggaTCTAGCCCCGAGTACGCTGCTTGTGTCTGAAAGGCCCCTGTAGCTGATGACTGGCAGAACTGACATAATACTTCCTTTGGATCTTTACCATAGCTGTGAGAGCACCACTTTTCCATGAGTGGGAGGAAACATTGAAATGTTtcgacgtggtgtagtggttaagagcggtggactctgacctggagaaccgggtttgattccccgtccctccacatgagcggcggactctagtctggtgaactggagttgtttccccactcctacacgtgacgccagctgggtgaccttgggctagtcatactctctcagccccacccacccacctcacagggtgtctgttgtgaggaaggtgattgtaagccagtttgattcattcTTAAGtggttagagaaagtcagcatataaaaaccaacttctcttcctCCACTTTATGAGCCATCCATGTGGGCTTTTCTAACTAAAGCAGCGCCTTTCAGCACCAGTTACCTGTTTACGGTTTGCTAAAGTACCATTCATAACCAGAGTTCTACATATTATCTTGTAGATAAGTGGGTCCCACATGGATGGACTAATATTTAAATTCCTCTCAGTAGTaggcttatgcatgggaggctttcatttctttcatttttgctGTTCCAAAAGGGACTGTTGTTATTGGGTTCTTTCATATGGCTTTGTTTGATTATTGtttcttctgttgttgttgtttcctttTCATAATTCTATTGTGTTATTTACCGTTGTTTTCAATGGAAGACTCCTCCACCCCCAGATTTGTACCTttatggttttccatccaaattggGAAAACTTCTGGGGAGTTGTAGATCTCTCCTAGGACATACACTCCCAAATTTTAGACAGAAAAAAAGGTCCCCCTTTTTGCAGCAAAAAAGGTCCCCTCGTTTTGCAGCAATGAACGTCAGTGGGAGAACTGATAGGAGGACTCCAAACATGCATTAACACAGACAGCAGCGTTCAGTGAGGGAAACTGGCACAGtgaccacttatttatttatctatcttttagatttatatcccgctcctCCCTCCCTACAGCGAGGCTCGCAGTgggtaacaacaaatcaaatacattttaaaacagaaacaaaatagaTTAAAGcccataaaatacaaataagaagGACAGTAGCTTGAAGAACAGTAGCACAAGGAAGAGGTAGACTAACAAGGCAAAGGCATTTGGTGGCCAATGGAGGGCAAGGCAtttgggcaggcaggcagcaggagcaagaccttgaggtagatttgcttgggagaggaagaagatttGTAGAGCAGCAGGCAAGCAGGGGAGTGCAGGCTGCAAGGGGAAATTTGGCATAGCCAGGCAGGTGTTGAGAGGAGAGTGGAAGAGTACTACCCCATATCCTTCAGGACTTGAATACCTTACACGTGTATGGAATTCTAGGGGCTTCTGCTTgcagtcaatcaagaaagcccAGAGTCTCTCTCAGGTTGTGCCCTCACCAGGAAAACCAGTAGAGTCAGAGAGGCAAGACTGTAATAatggaaaaaaagaatgaaacaaagaacaaaacaaaagaaatcatttttttaatgataggctgtttagatggggaatttgtttcatttcataCTAATTATGATGATTACAAAATAACCATTTctgtaattattataattaattcTAAAAAAATGCACAAGGCTACGAAACAGTGTATTTCAGTGCTTTTCAGGATGGAACCAAGCTGTTTTCCACTGCTAGGATTGATCCCAAATGTATGAAATAGGTAGCTAGATGCCAACTAGCAAGCATTTCTAGAAAATGAGCCCACATGCACATAAATATTGCCTTGTGATTGCGGGGCGGAAATGAAGCCTCTGGTATAACTGCCACAGAACCAGATGTGGGACCCTTCCTTCCATATTAAATAGAATAGCAATGTGTAAACCTCGCATTCAAACACCATTTCCCCTGAAGTCATGGCTTTCCTGAGATTACTTCTTGGAGATAGTTATCTGCTATCTGCAGTATTCACATTGGCTTCTTTTCAATTGTCCTATTTCCTTTCAGCCTTTAAAAGAATGGTTTATCTGCACAACCCAGAAGGGTGttgtctcaaaaaagaaaattgcaGGCTTTGTAAAGCAGAAATGCTTGGTGTGCATGCTGAAAGAACGAAACAATGCTGAGcctttaaataaaacacaaacacCACAATGAATTTTTCACAGAGATGGTGTCGGAGTCCAGCAAGTTATGCTGTTACCTGGGATCTGCTAGTTGTCAGGTGGTAATTTTCTATCATATTTGAAGATATAGATGCTTATAAAATCAAATCTCTTTGCAATTATTGCTTTTCCCCCTCACCCCTGATTtttgtaataatattatattGGAAGGGAAATTTGTAGGGAGGTGCTGGGATTTGGAAATGGGAGAGGGACTTTAATATAACGGAAAGTCAGCCTTGGGAATCAGGAGACGGGGAAGCTCCCCCTCCTTGCCTTACCCCTGAGTTTTCATGTGCAACTATCAACCCGAATTGCAGGCAGTAAAAAGAAGATTAATCTTTGTGTTAGTATCGTATCGAGGTTTGTAGAGTTCACAGAAGTGCTTAAATGGGAATTGGCTGGGAAAGGCAGGTTCTAATTTCCCTCTTTAATTGGCTCTGTGTGGGATCGCCCTACGGGCAGTATACGCACTGAAGCAGCAATGTTGTCATTACTTTGTGTTTTGAAGGTCAGTGTGCAATGGATGGAAGAGCAGACTCTTTGGTGATGTCTGTGCACCTGCTTGCAAAATCTGGATATGCATTACTCTTGCGGCAGACCCTCAGTCAGCTTCAGAAATGGATCTGCCTGGACGTACGCCTTTTCCTTGTGTCAGAAGTCACTTCGCCAGTTAAGTATTACGAGACATCCCGCCAAAAGAGCTCCAGGTTCCCTGGAACATCCATTCTGCTTTTCTTGCATGAAGACTTGGGGGAGGAGCGGATTTTCCAAGTCCATGACGTTTTCCAGCACCCGCCGTGGCACCGTGTCAACCTGGAAAGCGCTCGTGGGAAGCCGTCCTGGCAGGCCCTTGGTAATCAGGAGTTCTATGGGCTAGATGAGCATCTGCCGGTGTGGGGAGTGCGACAAGTTCATTATGGCTCTGAAATTCTGCGCATCACACTCTACTGTAGCTTTGACAACTACGACGATGCGGTGAGGCTTTACGAGATGATCCTGCAGAAAGAAGCGACTGTGCAAAAAAGCAGCTTCTGTGCCTTTGTGCTGTACACAACCAAGAGCGTCGCAGTCCAGCTTTGCCTGAAGCAGCTGCCTCTAGGGCTGTCGGTCAATTTGAAGGAATCTTCGGTGTTGCAGTTCAAGGTGCATGAAATTGGGCAGCTGGTTCCCCTCCTgcctaatccctgtgttcctatCAGCAGTACTAGGTGGCAAACGGAAGACTATGAAGGAAACAGGATCCTGCTTCAGGTATTATCCTGTGTATAAATAGTGGCCAAAATCAGTGTCAGTACTCCCGAGCAGCTTCCGCTCATTAAAATGGAGATCAAATAGAATTACAGAGGATACGTGCAACTATTATTACAAAAAGTATAGACTGTATAGTATATATTACCTGTGTAGACTAGTGAGTATTGTTGCTAGCCCATATTTAGAAGCTTATTCATAAATATCTGCTgtcttatttaaatatttcttttaCATTTATGTAACTGATGAGTTTGGAATATCTGGCATGCGTGCCCTTTTAACTAATGAGAGAAAGGAGTTATTAACAAGGAGTaatggaaaggaaggcaatttgaGCAAAGTGCCTGTGTCTACCCATCAATTTGATGGAGACATGTTATTGATCATTTCTGTCTAAGGATTGTCTGGTAGGAAAGTGAACTCCTCCAGTAAACGCTTCCACAACCAGCATATCGTAAGCTAGAAAGGACTTCAAGGATTTTTTTCTGAGAATGTCAGATataaagagtccagtagcaccttaaagactaacaacatttctggcagggtatgagcttttgtgagtcacagctcacttcttcagatacagctagaatgtgtccctctatccttaagtagagtgaattaggacacccattggcaatagcatgtaagtgtcaaaagcaagtaaatgacattaccAGGTGTGAttagattaggtgtgatatgcagaggggtagtaggctggagaaatcagcattggtaatgagacaggaattccaagtccctattcaatccaggagaatgcattgtcttgagattcattattagttgtaattcagcagtctctctttgtaagaaatccctttgtaagagagcTTGGAGAGTTTGGAAATTTTGCTcgtcttaaggtgctactagtctcttgctcttttctactgcgacagacagactaacacggctacccattgtgaaatATAAAGGGAACACCATAGTCACATATAGATATTTCTGACAAGGGGGAGGGTGAAGGGCATTTTGTCAGAATGGAGTTGCATCATTTTCACCAGTTTAAGATGACATCCAGTAAAGGCTGGTATACCTTCTGCTATATGCATCCTGTTTTccctagtggccaaccagatgccagcatgatgtagtggttaagagcggtggtttgtagtggtttggagcggttgactctgatctggagaaccgggttcgattccccactcttccacatgaagccagctgggtgaccttgggctggtcaccgtcctattaagagctctctcagcttcacctacctcacagggtgtctgttgtggggaggggaagagaaggagtttgtaagccggtttgattctgacttcagtggtagagaaagtcggcatataaaaatcaactcttcttcttcttcaagagcaGCATGTAGTCAATAGATTTCCCATGCTGTTATCCCTCCCCTTCCCGAAGCAACTGACACTCTGAGGCacacttatttacttcatttataatctgCTGTGCCCTCTGAGCACGgacattttgttttgttgctaTGTAATAGCCATTGATCGATAGATCTAGATCAGCTTTGTTTCCATCTACCTTCCAAGTATTCATGTACTTTAGTATAACTACTAAAATTAATTTTAGCTTCTTCATAGCTACTTAGTCCCAACTATTAGAAGCTGAACAAATTCTTTAAAAAGTTCTAGAAATAGCCATGTGGCTACCAGTGGGAAATAATGCCCAAGAGGATGCTTTACAGAATGATGTAGGAATATGTAACCCATCAGGCTAGTAACCACTATGgccttacagcaggggtggggaaccttttttctgccaagggccatttggatatttataacatcattcgcgggccatacaaaattgtcgTCTCTtctgctcccagccctcttgtagtacggaggaaatacgtttctccatggcccgggtgagagagggttaatacagtttcttgggcggtcctagcagctccatagctaacaactcttctgcaagggggaaaagggttccttttctctgcaaaacaaactcacatctgccttgaatagaggctattcctgaccacgggagggggcggatcgccagtcttagatccttctgagctagagatctgccatgacccacaaagggccaggacaaatgatttcgctggccttaaacggcccccaggcctgacgttccccacccctgccttacagaCTACTGAATCTCCAGAGGCAAGAGAGGCCCATGGTGGTGAGAAAGCAATCATCATTGTTGCTTGTTTGGTCTTGCTCAGGGATGGTAGAATTCCAGTTGCCTTTTTCTTACCTACTTATATCAGTCATTTATGACTGCTTAATCCTTTCATACATAAAGCAGTCTGGTCTACAGCCATAGATAGTGTTGATGGAAAATGTTGCTCATTGCTTGTCACGTCTACAGTGAGTCCTGTTACATAATTCAACCAAATGATGGTTGAACAACGTATGAATGACTTCAGCTTCATTAAACGACCCAGGTCTCTTTGATTGTTGGCAAGGCTTGTCTATCAGAGGGATGCATGAATAGAATATCTCTAAACTGAATCCAAAAGATATTAAAATAGTAGATCAACTAAATAAAAGGCTCATGGGTTTTTCTATATTTCCAGTTAATGTTACCATGCTAAATCCATAGACTATGAAACCGCCATTTTGTATTAAATACGGACCTATGTTCATAGCTCACTTTGGAGCTGATCAGTATGCACCTCCCCTTTTGTCATCTTTCCATTCATATGATGATAATGTATTATTCCTTGATGGGGGAGGTCAGTACATCATAATTCATTATTGATTAAAACCAATAAGGCAGGAAACACTTCCACTGAAATGTTTCAAGACATTGGAGAGAAATAGCTAAGAATCCCCTGAATGCTAGTTATAAATGTTGAGGGCATGTTCTATAGTAATGTATTAATGTTACTTCATTCTCTTTTTGCTTATGTTTGCTTGAATAATCCATACAATTGATTTGCAGAATTCAAATGATGCATGAGCTTTCACGGCTTGAATGGCTTCCTACGAGGAATATCAATTAAACGTTCTC
This window of the Euleptes europaea isolate rEulEur1 chromosome 5, rEulEur1.hap1, whole genome shotgun sequence genome carries:
- the FAM124B gene encoding protein FAM124B; its protein translation is MDGRADSLVMSVHLLAKSGYALLLRQTLSQLQKWICLDVRLFLVSEVTSPVKYYETSRQKSSRFPGTSILLFLHEDLGEERIFQVHDVFQHPPWHRVNLESARGKPSWQALGNQEFYGLDEHLPVWGVRQVHYGSEILRITLYCSFDNYDDAVRLYEMILQKEATVQKSSFCAFVLYTTKSVAVQLCLKQLPLGLSVNLKESSVLQFKVHEIGQLVPLLPNPCVPISSTRWQTEDYEGNRILLQVQTSSKHSGKQDSLPNCLNDASEERLPHYSNPSPLAARRINVQQKNRTLRAVKNKNKSTRSGMYAPGSLCDPSQSHSSSSSQSLCPTDSSLQDLIPSYMNLSTQIRLSSSELWHCKEEETNVDTGYRVEPSKRDGSPLNRFSRDLQDGLPSPQELCRSFPGTGSRISLLSADRNHPSLRITKIKNKVSGEMQSGSHLGISRASHGNEKEEDEEFFI